AGCGATAGGCCACGAAATTCGGAATGGCGATCGACGCGAAAATCCCCGCGAATACGATCGCCGAAAACGCGATGTTGACCCAGTTCACGATCACGCCCGCCTGCGCGATGCCGGCGCTCTTGAAGCGCCCGGGATTCTCGCGTATTTCGCGACGCGCCCGATAGCCGACGATCAGGCCGGGTATGGACACGAGCGCTCCGCACGTCAGGAAACTCGCGCAGCCCAGGATCAGCGACACGACCGCCAGTCCCGACGTCTCGCGCGCGTCGACCGCGACCGACGCGGGCTCGATCGGCACACCCGATGCGATTGCCGGAGGGGTGCGAAACGCCTTGCCGCACGCGCAATACACGACCGTGTCCGGCGGGATGCCGGTTGTATCGCGAATATCGCCGCAATGAGGACAGGTGACGTGCATGAGAATTTGTATCCGGAATTTGTGACGACCGGATCATGCACCGCGGCGGGCGTGAATGACAATGTGGTGGGACGTTGAGGCCGGCGCGTCCGCAAACGTCGCGGGTGCCACACTTTTACCGGCCTTCAGGCCGGGAAAGGTGTGCACGATCCTTCTTCTCGCACACCTTTGGCCTCGCAAACTCGGCCAAAAGTGTGGCACCCGGAAAACAGAGGGCACGAAGCGTTTAACGCTCCGTGCCCTCCGTGTCTTCTCGGTGCTCTCCGTGTTCCGCCG
This sequence is a window from bacterium. Protein-coding genes within it:
- a CDS encoding DUF4190 domain-containing protein translates to MHVTCPHCGDIRDTTGIPPDTVVYCACGKAFRTPPAIASGVPIEPASVAVDARETSGLAVVSLILGCASFLTCGALVSIPGLIVGYRARREIRENPGRFKSAGIAQAGVIVNWVNIAFSAIVFAGIFASIAIPNFVAYRSKAYDVSAKVAGANARIAQEARRENQEGGYSGNLAELLAINATLTDDPAVTFEFLHASATGFVFTTKHAEGETVHTFTND